In Alkalihalobacillus sp. FSL W8-0930, a single window of DNA contains:
- a CDS encoding YlxR family protein, with the protein MKPKSELIRIVRSKEGDVSLDPTGKKNGRGAYLTNEEEIFLLAKKKDVLSRHLNVTVTPEIYDELLASRPKGKSGI; encoded by the coding sequence ATGAAGCCGAAGAGTGAGCTCATCCGTATTGTTCGCTCAAAAGAAGGGGACGTCTCTCTTGACCCTACTGGTAAGAAGAATGGCCGCGGAGCATATTTAACGAATGAAGAAGAGATCTTTTTACTTGCTAAGAAAAAAGATGTTCTCTCGAGACATTTAAATGTGACCGTAACCCCTGAAATCTACGATGAACTGCTTGCTTCACGTCCTAAAGGGAAAAGCGGAATATGA
- a CDS encoding YlxQ family RNA-binding protein — protein MSNQQQRWISLLGLAARAREIVTGEEMVLQDVRKKRVCLVLLAADASESTAKKVKDKCSHYHIPVKQVADRTTLGSAIGKAERVVIGIKNRGFAAKITELLDQ, from the coding sequence ATGAGCAATCAACAGCAAAGATGGATCTCTCTCCTTGGACTTGCTGCAAGAGCAAGAGAGATTGTAACTGGCGAAGAGATGGTTTTACAAGATGTACGTAAAAAACGCGTGTGTCTCGTATTACTTGCCGCTGATGCATCAGAATCAACGGCTAAAAAAGTAAAAGATAAATGTAGCCATTATCATATTCCAGTCAAACAAGTGGCAGACCGAACCACTCTCGGTTCAGCTATAGGAAAAGCAGAGCGCGTAGTCATTGGTATTAAGAACAGGGGATTTGCTGCAAAAATAACCGAACTATTGGACCAATGA
- a CDS encoding PolC-type DNA polymerase III, with the protein MDQEKQTRQERLQLLLTQLQIPEELISSYFSEGFIQKLVISKEKKSWHFHISLSNLVPASVYQLFEDRLTQTFKHIATVTHSFTYQTSTPTESVWLGYWPMIASTVTDVSDALRNLLKNQTPNYDGRTVTIQVRNETEATALKRKLADPLNECLGRFGLPNVLLEATYQESTKAFEQFVKNREEEDHSKVVEAMIEKKKAEEQVANDLQGKPLMLGYPIKDDATPIEGIVDEERRITVQGYVFASEIRELRSGRSLLTFKITDYTDSILVKIFSRDKEDLPLLGAVKKGMWLKVRGGIQNDTFVRDLVMIANDINQIQPDLVVDQAEEKRVELHLHSSMSQMDGMTSVGRYVEQAAAWGHKAMAITDHGVAQAFPEAYSASKKHGVKVLFGLEANLVDDGVPIAYNEQKLDLETAEYVVFDVETTGLSAVYNTIIELAAVKIKDGEIIDRFESFADPHEPLSNTIMNLTGITDDMVRGQPEVEDVLKDFYEFAKGSVLVAHNASFDIGFLNVGYKKLGMGEVQHPVIDTLELGRFLYPDLKNHRLNTLCKKFDIELVSHHRAIYDAEATGYLLWKMIKDAREKEIYSHDEINQHMGQGNFHRQRPFHCTILVTSQEGLKNLYKLISISHVNYFFRNPRIPRSQLTKHREGLIIGSACDKGEVFEGMMQKSADEVESIAAFYDYLEVQPPSNYAHLIERELVKNEDALHEIIKNIVDLGEKLGKPVVATGNVHYLQKEDYINRKILIASQGGANPLNRQELPEVHFRTTDEMLKLFSFLGEETAKDIVVTQTNAIADLVEDGIQPVPDDLYAPKIEGADEEIRQMSYDMAKSIYGEELPEIVTARLEKELKSIIGHGFAVIYLISHKLVKKSLIDGYLVGSRGSVGSSLVATMTEITEVNPLPPHYVCPSCCHSEFFDDGSVASGFDLKDKDCPHCAVPYVKDGQDIPFETFLGFKGDKVPDIDLNFSGSYQPRAHQYTKELFGEEYVYRAGTIGTVAEKTAYGYVKGYQSDHDLMMRGAEIDRLVSGTTGVKRTTGQHPGGIIVVPDYMDIHDFSPIQFPADDKNSEWKTTHFDFHSIHDNLLKLDILGHDDPTVIRMLQDLSGIDPKTIPTDDPEVMKIFSGPDVLGVDEEQIMCKTGTLGIPEFGTRFVRQMLEETKPSTFSELVQISGLSHGTDVWLNNANELIYNGTCELKDVIGCRDDIMVYLIYKGLDSSLAFKIMEFVRKGKGLQPEWIEEMKKNNVPDWYIQSCLKIKYMFPKAHAAAYVLMAVRIAYFKVHHPILYYASYFTVRADDFDMDTMIKGSTAIRAQIEEINKKGLDAAPKEKAVLTVLELALEMCERGFSFQKADLYRSSADEFIVDGMSLLPPFNSLTGVGTNAAHNIVRARGEREFLSKEDLQQRGKLTKTVVENLDEHGCLEGLPDSNQLSLF; encoded by the coding sequence ATCGATCAAGAAAAACAGACGCGACAAGAACGACTTCAATTGTTATTGACGCAATTACAAATACCCGAAGAGCTTATTTCTAGTTACTTTTCAGAAGGCTTTATACAAAAACTAGTCATTTCAAAAGAAAAGAAAAGCTGGCACTTTCATATTTCATTATCAAACTTAGTTCCAGCATCCGTGTACCAATTGTTTGAAGATAGACTTACTCAAACATTTAAACATATTGCAACGGTTACTCATAGCTTCACGTATCAGACCTCGACTCCAACAGAATCCGTTTGGTTAGGCTACTGGCCAATGATTGCATCAACGGTTACCGATGTTTCAGATGCCTTGCGAAACTTACTTAAAAACCAAACACCAAATTATGACGGACGGACTGTAACGATTCAGGTGAGAAATGAAACAGAGGCTACTGCACTAAAGCGAAAGCTGGCGGATCCCCTAAATGAATGCTTAGGTCGATTCGGGTTGCCAAATGTATTACTAGAAGCAACCTATCAAGAATCGACAAAAGCATTTGAACAATTTGTTAAAAATCGTGAAGAAGAGGATCATTCTAAAGTAGTTGAAGCGATGATTGAGAAGAAAAAAGCAGAGGAACAAGTGGCGAATGATCTTCAAGGTAAACCACTTATGCTTGGATATCCAATTAAAGACGATGCGACTCCAATTGAAGGAATTGTTGATGAAGAGCGTCGAATTACCGTTCAAGGGTATGTGTTTGCCTCTGAAATCCGTGAACTGCGCAGTGGACGTTCTCTACTAACCTTTAAAATTACGGATTATACGGATTCGATACTCGTAAAAATCTTCTCCCGAGACAAAGAAGACCTTCCTCTACTCGGAGCTGTGAAAAAAGGCATGTGGTTAAAGGTTCGTGGAGGCATTCAAAACGATACCTTTGTTCGTGATCTTGTCATGATTGCAAACGATATTAACCAAATTCAGCCTGATCTAGTTGTGGATCAAGCAGAAGAAAAAAGAGTAGAGCTTCATCTGCATTCATCAATGAGTCAAATGGACGGAATGACATCTGTAGGTAGGTACGTAGAACAAGCCGCGGCATGGGGTCATAAAGCAATGGCTATTACAGATCACGGTGTGGCACAGGCCTTTCCAGAGGCGTATTCAGCTAGTAAAAAACACGGTGTAAAAGTGTTATTTGGTCTTGAAGCAAATCTTGTTGATGATGGTGTCCCAATCGCTTACAACGAGCAAAAGCTAGACCTTGAAACAGCTGAATATGTTGTGTTTGACGTAGAGACTACCGGTTTGTCAGCGGTTTACAACACGATTATTGAACTGGCAGCTGTAAAAATAAAAGATGGGGAAATCATTGATCGCTTTGAATCATTTGCCGATCCACATGAGCCCCTAAGCAATACAATTATGAATTTAACTGGCATTACCGATGATATGGTACGTGGACAGCCTGAGGTAGAAGATGTACTAAAAGATTTTTATGAGTTTGCTAAAGGCTCTGTGCTCGTAGCCCATAACGCAAGCTTTGACATTGGTTTCTTAAATGTCGGCTATAAGAAGTTAGGTATGGGTGAAGTCCAGCATCCAGTCATTGATACTTTGGAGTTAGGTAGATTCCTTTATCCTGATCTTAAAAACCATCGTTTGAATACATTGTGTAAGAAGTTTGATATCGAGCTGGTCAGTCATCACCGTGCCATTTATGATGCTGAAGCAACAGGCTACTTACTTTGGAAGATGATAAAAGATGCGCGTGAAAAAGAGATCTATTCTCACGATGAGATTAACCAGCACATGGGACAAGGGAATTTCCACCGTCAAAGACCGTTTCATTGCACAATTCTTGTTACCTCCCAGGAAGGGTTAAAGAATCTCTACAAACTCATTAGTATTTCACACGTTAATTATTTCTTTAGAAATCCACGCATTCCACGTTCTCAGCTAACAAAGCATCGGGAAGGTTTAATCATTGGTTCAGCATGTGACAAGGGTGAGGTTTTTGAAGGGATGATGCAAAAGTCGGCGGATGAAGTTGAAAGCATTGCGGCCTTCTATGATTACTTAGAAGTGCAACCACCGTCTAATTATGCGCATCTCATTGAACGTGAGCTTGTTAAAAATGAAGACGCGCTTCACGAAATTATTAAGAACATTGTTGACCTGGGTGAAAAACTAGGTAAGCCAGTTGTTGCAACTGGAAATGTTCATTACTTGCAGAAGGAAGATTATATTAACCGTAAAATTCTCATTGCCTCTCAGGGTGGTGCGAATCCGTTAAATCGTCAAGAACTGCCGGAGGTTCACTTCAGAACAACGGACGAAATGCTTAAACTATTCTCCTTTTTAGGTGAAGAAACAGCTAAAGACATTGTTGTCACTCAGACAAACGCTATCGCTGATTTAGTGGAAGATGGTATTCAACCCGTTCCTGATGATTTATATGCGCCTAAAATTGAAGGAGCAGATGAAGAGATCAGACAGATGAGTTACGACATGGCGAAAAGCATATACGGGGAAGAGCTTCCTGAAATTGTTACAGCAAGACTGGAGAAAGAGCTAAAAAGTATCATTGGCCATGGATTTGCCGTCATCTACTTAATCTCGCACAAACTCGTGAAAAAATCACTGATTGATGGGTACCTTGTTGGTTCAAGGGGGTCAGTTGGATCTTCACTTGTAGCGACGATGACAGAGATTACTGAGGTTAATCCCTTACCTCCGCATTATGTATGTCCGTCCTGCTGTCATTCTGAGTTTTTTGATGATGGTAGTGTCGCATCTGGCTTTGACTTGAAGGATAAGGATTGTCCTCACTGCGCCGTGCCTTACGTAAAGGATGGACAAGATATTCCGTTCGAAACGTTCTTAGGATTTAAAGGGGATAAGGTTCCCGATATTGACTTAAACTTTTCTGGTAGCTATCAGCCGCGAGCTCACCAATATACTAAAGAGCTATTCGGTGAAGAATATGTATATAGAGCAGGAACGATTGGTACGGTAGCTGAAAAAACAGCATACGGTTATGTAAAAGGTTATCAAAGCGATCATGATTTAATGATGCGTGGAGCTGAAATAGATCGTTTAGTATCCGGTACAACGGGTGTTAAACGAACAACGGGTCAGCACCCAGGTGGAATTATTGTTGTACCTGATTACATGGACATCCATGATTTCAGTCCAATTCAATTCCCAGCTGATGATAAGAATTCTGAATGGAAAACGACTCATTTTGATTTCCACTCAATTCACGATAATTTGCTAAAACTCGATATTCTAGGACACGATGATCCAACTGTGATTCGTATGCTTCAGGACTTAAGTGGAATTGATCCAAAAACAATTCCGACAGATGATCCTGAAGTGATGAAAATATTTAGTGGACCAGATGTACTAGGTGTGGACGAAGAACAAATTATGTGTAAGACGGGGACGCTTGGAATACCGGAGTTTGGAACACGGTTTGTACGACAAATGCTTGAAGAAACGAAACCAAGTACATTTTCTGAGCTGGTTCAGATCTCAGGATTATCTCACGGTACGGATGTTTGGTTAAACAATGCCAATGAACTGATTTATAACGGCACATGTGAATTAAAAGACGTAATCGGCTGTCGAGATGACATTATGGTTTATTTAATTTATAAGGGACTTGATTCCTCATTGGCCTTTAAGATTATGGAGTTTGTTCGTAAAGGGAAAGGGCTTCAGCCTGAATGGATTGAAGAAATGAAAAAGAACAACGTACCTGACTGGTATATCCAATCCTGCCTGAAGATTAAATACATGTTCCCTAAAGCACACGCCGCAGCCTATGTCCTTATGGCTGTTCGCATTGCTTACTTTAAAGTCCACCATCCCATTCTATATTACGCATCTTACTTTACTGTACGTGCGGATGACTTTGATATGGATACGATGATTAAGGGGTCTACGGCGATCCGTGCACAGATCGAAGAAATAAATAAAAAAGGTCTTGATGCAGCCCCAAAAGAAAAAGCAGTATTAACTGTTTTAGAGCTGGCACTTGAAATGTGTGAGAGAGGCTTCTCTTTCCAGAAAGCAGATCTATATCGCTCATCAGCAGATGAATTTATAGTTGATGGCATGAGCTTGCTTCCTCCTTTTAATTCTTTAACAGGAGTTGGAACCAACGCTGCACATAATATTGTGCGAGCAAGAGGAGAAAGAGAATTCCTATCTAAGGAAGACCTACAGCAACGTGGGAAGCTGACAAAAACAGTGGTTGAGAACCTAGATGAACATGGCTGTCTTGAGGGACTACCTGATTCAAATCAGCTCTCTCTCTTCTAG
- the rimP gene encoding ribosome maturation factor RimP, with the protein MSKNVTSITESLVTPILAELNLELVDIEYKKEGPNWFLRVFIDSDSGIDLDDCGTVSERLSEELDRTDPIVEAYFLEVSSPGAERPLKKASDLQKAVGKYIAISTYEPVEGQKGFEGTLQSFDGETIVIEVTIKTRKKVYEIPYKKVANARLAIQF; encoded by the coding sequence TTGAGCAAGAATGTCACATCTATTACAGAAAGCCTAGTGACACCAATTTTAGCTGAACTCAATCTTGAACTCGTTGATATCGAGTACAAGAAAGAGGGGCCTAATTGGTTTTTACGTGTGTTTATAGATTCCGATTCAGGCATTGATTTGGATGATTGCGGAACTGTGAGTGAGCGTTTAAGTGAAGAGTTAGACCGTACGGATCCGATTGTGGAGGCGTACTTTTTAGAAGTATCCTCACCTGGTGCAGAACGGCCATTAAAGAAAGCGTCTGACTTACAAAAAGCAGTTGGAAAATACATTGCAATCTCAACCTATGAACCGGTTGAAGGACAAAAAGGGTTTGAAGGCACTTTACAATCGTTTGATGGGGAGACAATCGTCATTGAAGTAACCATTAAAACAAGAAAAAAAGTGTATGAAATCCCATATAAAAAAGTCGCTAACGCGCGTTTAGCCATTCAGTTCTAA
- the proS gene encoding proline--tRNA ligase, with amino-acid sequence MRQKTFLLPTLRDIPSDADVKSHQLMLRAGMMRQNAAGVYTYLPLAKRVISKVEAIVREELEAIEVQELTLPSLHPSELWQETGRWDKMGDELIRLKDRHGRDFALGPTHEEVITSIIRDAIGSYKKLPLNVFQIQTKFRDERRPRFGLLRGREFIMKDAYSFHNTEESLDDTYQAMYQAYERIFTRVGLTFRAVIADSGAMGGKDTFEFMALAEVGEDTIAYSDSSNYAANIEMAAVQAGSVKETNPVVQLLPVQADEEIIVLLLGADHELNEVKSLHELHVKSLSILNEQEVQETFSVEKGSLSTEHLNGYRVISDQSLKGVTSFTVQSTGTSVDFAELSIDSYADLRMIQEGDASPDGQGTIQFARGIEIGQVFKLGTFYSESMGASFLDQNGRANPYKMGCYGIGISRTVAAIIEQHNDENGIVWPAAVAPFDLHLLTLNSKNEEQAELSEKLYISLKQSGWDVLFDDRPERAGVKFKDADLIGLPIRVSVGKRASEGVVEVKVRSTGDSEDVHIDNLADVIQSKLQELSNV; translated from the coding sequence ATGAGACAAAAAACATTTTTGTTACCAACATTACGTGATATACCTTCCGATGCAGATGTAAAAAGTCATCAGCTTATGCTACGTGCAGGAATGATGCGACAAAATGCAGCTGGGGTATACACCTATTTACCACTTGCAAAACGAGTGATATCAAAAGTAGAAGCAATTGTGCGTGAAGAGCTTGAAGCGATTGAAGTGCAGGAGTTAACTCTTCCAAGCTTACATCCATCTGAGTTATGGCAGGAGACTGGAAGATGGGACAAAATGGGCGATGAGCTTATTCGTCTGAAAGACCGTCATGGTCGAGATTTTGCGCTTGGACCAACACATGAAGAAGTGATTACAAGCATTATTCGCGATGCCATTGGTTCTTATAAAAAGCTGCCATTAAACGTGTTCCAGATTCAAACGAAGTTCCGTGATGAACGCAGACCGAGATTTGGTCTACTTCGAGGCCGAGAGTTTATCATGAAGGACGCTTATTCCTTCCATAATACAGAAGAAAGCCTTGATGATACGTATCAAGCAATGTATCAGGCATACGAGCGGATCTTTACAAGAGTTGGATTAACGTTTAGAGCGGTTATTGCTGATTCGGGAGCAATGGGTGGTAAAGATACGTTTGAATTTATGGCTCTTGCTGAGGTAGGGGAAGACACCATTGCTTATTCGGATAGCTCCAATTACGCAGCCAACATTGAGATGGCAGCCGTACAAGCAGGTAGCGTAAAAGAGACGAATCCGGTGGTTCAACTTCTGCCAGTTCAAGCAGATGAAGAGATCATTGTTCTGTTACTTGGTGCAGATCATGAATTAAATGAAGTGAAATCATTACATGAACTTCATGTAAAGTCACTTTCCATTCTTAATGAGCAAGAAGTACAAGAAACCTTCAGTGTTGAAAAAGGATCGTTATCTACGGAACATTTAAATGGATATCGAGTGATTTCCGATCAGTCCCTTAAAGGTGTCACGTCATTTACGGTGCAAAGCACTGGTACTTCTGTAGATTTCGCTGAGCTTTCCATTGACTCTTATGCAGACTTACGTATGATTCAAGAGGGTGATGCGTCACCTGATGGCCAGGGGACGATCCAGTTTGCTAGGGGAATTGAAATTGGACAAGTATTTAAGCTTGGAACGTTCTACTCAGAATCAATGGGTGCGTCATTCCTAGATCAGAATGGACGAGCGAACCCATACAAAATGGGTTGTTACGGTATTGGGATCTCAAGAACAGTAGCTGCGATCATTGAACAGCACAATGATGAAAATGGAATTGTCTGGCCGGCTGCTGTGGCGCCATTTGATTTACATTTATTAACGCTAAACTCAAAAAATGAAGAGCAGGCTGAACTGTCTGAGAAGCTATATATATCTTTGAAACAATCAGGCTGGGATGTTCTATTTGATGATCGTCCTGAAAGAGCAGGAGTTAAGTTTAAGGATGCAGACTTAATTGGCTTACCAATTAGAGTATCTGTAGGCAAACGAGCTTCTGAGGGAGTTGTAGAAGTGAAGGTACGTTCAACTGGTGATTCAGAAGACGTACACATTGATAATCTTGCAGACGTGATTCAATCCAAGCTGCAGGAGCTCTCAAACGTATAA
- the nusA gene encoding transcription termination factor NusA produces MNTEFMEALSTLEHDKGIKKDIIIEAIEAALISGYKRNFNQAQNVRVDVNRDNGSIRVFARKVVVEEVFDARLEITLDEAHQMNPNYDLDDIIEIEVTPKDFGRIAAQTAKQVVTQRVREAERGIIYSDFIDREEDIMTGIVQRQDHRFIYVDLGKVEALLPLNEQMPNESYKHNDRMKAFITKVEKTTKGPQILISRTHPGLLKRLFELEVPEIYDGTVEIKSVSREAGDRSKIAVHSDNPEVDPVGACVGPRGQRVQTIVNELKGEKIDIVKWSEDPVEYVANALSPSKVVRVNVNEADKMTQVIVPDYQLSLAIGKRGQNARLAAKLTGWKIDIKSESEAEESGLLEQKTFEPVPERDENTFLESTDYTSDERE; encoded by the coding sequence ATGAATACTGAATTTATGGAAGCATTATCTACGCTGGAGCACGACAAAGGTATCAAAAAAGACATTATTATTGAGGCCATTGAAGCTGCTCTCATTTCTGGATATAAACGTAATTTTAATCAAGCGCAGAATGTACGAGTTGACGTAAATCGTGACAACGGTAGCATTCGTGTGTTTGCGAGAAAAGTAGTTGTTGAGGAAGTATTTGATGCACGTTTAGAAATTACTTTAGATGAGGCACATCAAATGAATCCGAATTATGACCTAGATGACATCATTGAAATTGAAGTCACTCCAAAGGATTTTGGACGAATTGCTGCGCAAACCGCAAAGCAGGTTGTTACGCAACGCGTACGTGAAGCAGAGCGCGGAATTATTTACTCTGATTTTATTGACCGCGAAGAAGATATTATGACGGGGATTGTTCAACGTCAAGATCATCGCTTTATCTATGTGGATCTTGGAAAAGTGGAGGCGCTTCTACCACTTAATGAACAAATGCCAAATGAGTCTTATAAGCATAACGACCGTATGAAGGCATTTATTACTAAGGTTGAAAAAACAACAAAGGGACCACAGATCCTTATTTCAAGAACGCACCCTGGTTTATTAAAGCGTTTGTTTGAACTTGAAGTTCCTGAAATCTACGATGGTACAGTTGAAATTAAATCCGTTTCTCGTGAAGCCGGCGATCGTTCTAAGATTGCTGTTCATTCTGATAACCCAGAAGTAGATCCGGTTGGAGCATGTGTAGGGCCTCGTGGTCAACGTGTACAAACCATTGTTAATGAACTAAAAGGCGAAAAGATTGATATCGTTAAATGGTCTGAGGATCCTGTTGAATATGTAGCAAATGCCCTTAGCCCGTCTAAAGTTGTTCGTGTAAACGTCAACGAAGCAGACAAAATGACTCAGGTGATTGTACCTGATTACCAATTGTCACTTGCGATCGGGAAGCGCGGACAAAACGCTCGTTTAGCCGCTAAACTAACAGGATGGAAAATTGACATTAAGAGTGAATCAGAGGCTGAAGAGTCAGGTTTACTTGAACAGAAAACCTTTGAGCCGGTTCCAGAACGTGATGAAAATACGTTTTTAGAATCAACTGATTATACTTCTGATGAACGGGAATAA
- the infB gene encoding translation initiation factor IF-2: MKKMRIYEYAKEHNLQSKQLIDQLKGMGVEVTNHMSVVDEDTLKKASNQGAQSKSADSAPKQQNRPNQDNKGGQSQNKPAAKKQGGGQRPNNQNRNQPQNRNNNNNRNRNRNNNQRNRSQQPVKQMPLPEKITFTGSLSVSELAKELHREASEIIKKLMGLGVMATINQELDKDTIELIATDYGVEAEEIIPVDELDIDNYNAEDTSEELQERPPVVTIMGHVDHGKTTLLDSIRNTKVTAGEAGGITQHIGAYQVETNGKKVTFLDTPGHAAFTTMRARGAQVTDITILVVAADDGVMPQTKEAISHAKAAGVPIIVAVNKVDKEAANPDRVMQELTEYELVPEAWGGETIFVNVSAINGTGIDELLEMILLVSEVEELKANPDKLAVGSVVEAQLDKGRGPVATLLVQAGTLNVGDPLVVGNTFGRVRALVNDVGRRVKSVGPSTPVEITGLNDVPLAGDQFQAFKDEKKARQIGEARNARHRDETRTETSRVSLDDLFNQIQQGEVKDINIIIKGDVQGSVEAMRGSLEKIEVEGVKVNIIHTGVGAIAESDIILASASNAIVIGFNVRPDVNAKRTAEVEKVDVRLHRVIYNAIDEIESAMKGMLDPEYEEKVIGQVEIRTTFKVSKIGMIAGSYVTEGKISRNSTVRLIRDGIVIYEGAINALKRFKDDVKEVAAGYECGITLENFNDIKEGDQIEAYVMEEIVRK, encoded by the coding sequence ATGAAAAAAATGAGAATATATGAATATGCCAAAGAACATAATCTACAAAGCAAACAATTAATTGATCAATTAAAAGGTATGGGTGTGGAGGTAACAAATCATATGTCTGTTGTTGACGAAGATACATTAAAAAAAGCCTCTAACCAAGGAGCACAATCAAAATCGGCGGATTCAGCGCCTAAGCAACAAAACCGTCCAAACCAAGATAATAAGGGTGGACAGTCACAAAATAAACCAGCCGCTAAGAAACAAGGTGGCGGTCAACGTCCAAACAATCAAAACCGCAATCAACCTCAAAACCGTAACAACAATAACAACCGTAATCGTAATCGCAATAACAACCAACGTAACCGTAGTCAGCAGCCTGTTAAACAGATGCCACTACCGGAAAAAATTACATTTACAGGTTCGTTATCTGTTAGTGAACTTGCAAAAGAGCTTCACCGTGAAGCGTCTGAAATTATCAAAAAGCTAATGGGCCTTGGTGTCATGGCAACCATTAACCAAGAGCTTGATAAAGATACAATTGAATTGATTGCAACAGACTACGGTGTGGAAGCGGAAGAAATCATTCCAGTGGATGAACTAGACATTGATAACTACAATGCCGAAGATACTTCAGAAGAGCTGCAAGAGCGTCCGCCAGTTGTAACAATTATGGGTCACGTTGACCATGGTAAAACAACACTTCTTGACTCGATTCGTAATACAAAGGTAACGGCTGGAGAAGCGGGTGGAATCACTCAGCATATCGGTGCATACCAAGTTGAGACAAACGGTAAAAAAGTGACGTTCCTTGATACTCCAGGTCACGCTGCATTTACAACCATGCGTGCACGTGGTGCTCAAGTAACGGACATCACAATTCTTGTTGTAGCAGCAGATGATGGTGTGATGCCTCAAACAAAAGAAGCGATTAGCCATGCGAAAGCTGCTGGAGTACCAATCATCGTTGCAGTGAATAAAGTGGATAAAGAAGCAGCGAATCCAGACCGTGTAATGCAAGAATTAACTGAGTATGAGTTAGTTCCTGAGGCGTGGGGTGGAGAAACCATCTTTGTTAATGTCTCTGCTATAAATGGCACTGGAATTGATGAGCTTCTTGAAATGATTTTACTTGTGTCTGAAGTAGAAGAATTAAAAGCAAACCCTGATAAATTGGCTGTTGGTTCTGTTGTTGAAGCACAGCTTGATAAAGGCCGTGGACCGGTTGCGACCCTTCTTGTTCAAGCAGGTACATTAAATGTAGGAGATCCACTTGTTGTAGGTAACACGTTTGGTCGTGTTCGTGCACTTGTAAATGATGTGGGTCGTCGTGTGAAGTCAGTAGGACCATCTACTCCTGTTGAAATCACTGGACTTAACGATGTTCCACTTGCTGGAGATCAATTCCAAGCATTTAAAGACGAGAAAAAAGCTCGTCAAATTGGAGAAGCTAGAAATGCACGTCATCGTGATGAAACACGTACAGAAACATCTCGTGTATCTTTAGACGACTTGTTTAACCAGATCCAACAAGGGGAAGTTAAAGATATAAACATCATTATTAAAGGTGATGTTCAAGGATCAGTAGAGGCAATGCGAGGATCTCTTGAGAAGATTGAAGTTGAAGGTGTGAAAGTAAACATTATTCACACAGGTGTTGGCGCAATTGCTGAGTCAGATATTATCTTAGCTTCTGCATCGAATGCGATTGTTATTGGTTTTAACGTTCGTCCAGATGTTAATGCAAAACGTACAGCTGAAGTAGAGAAAGTAGATGTTCGTCTTCACCGTGTTATTTATAATGCAATTGACGAAATTGAGTCAGCAATGAAAGGTATGCTTGATCCAGAATACGAAGAAAAAGTAATCGGTCAAGTTGAAATCCGCACAACTTTTAAAGTATCTAAAATCGGTATGATTGCCGGTTCTTATGTAACAGAGGGTAAGATCTCTCGCAACTCTACGGTCCGTTTAATTCGTGATGGTATCGTTATTTACGAGGGTGCAATCAATGCATTAAAACGCTTTAAGGATGACGTAAAAGAAGTT